The Anopheles coluzzii chromosome 2, AcolN3, whole genome shotgun sequence genome window below encodes:
- the LOC120952849 gene encoding crossover junction endonuclease EME1: protein MAFPLANPDRLKLQHHAEEQRNLKPGHCNKFLHAVIDPAFLREPHGAQLLPKLAELGCKYELSAQPAPTTITFYRTVPAKLTPAGTMTDTTVHEPFAVHLLDGGTLAAYVRNRQLLAAVRSVKEALPGRRLSLLVFGLVAYCRVHRGCVGRRETEQALTEVQLYEDTSHQLLETDEHVGNFVAQLARAIAERPYKQQQLDKYSCDQVYLGNEKKGCVRVEGTAGLQQLYQAQLIKIPSVTLEIAEAIMGAYPTVRSLLEGFRAAGPADGPHLLANVSIRRAGGPITTANRRIGPELSRKIYSLYGSTNPKQEL, encoded by the coding sequence ATGGCATTTCCCCTCGCCAACCCGGACCGGCTGAAGCTGCAGCACCATGCGGAGGAGCAGCGCAACCTCAAGCCGGGCCATTGCAACAAGTTCCTGCACGCCGTCATCGATCCGGCCTTTCTGCGCGAACCCCACGGCGCCCAGCTACTGCCCAAGCTGGCCGAGCTGGGCTGCAAGTACGAACTGAGCGCCCAACCAGCCCCAACCACCATCACGTTCTACCGCACCGTGCCGGCAAAGCTTACGCCGGCCGGTACGATGACGGACACGACCGTACACGAACCATTCGCCGTCCATCTGCTCGACGGTGGCACACTCGCCGCGTACGTACGCAACCGCCAGCTGCTGGCCGCTGTGCGAAGCGTCAAGGAGGCACTGCCCGGTCGCCGTCTAAGCCTGCTCGTGTTCGGACTGGTCGCCTACTGCCGCGTCCATCGGGGCTGTGTGGGGCGCCGCGAAACGGAGCAAGCGCTCACGGAGGTCCAGCTGTACGAGGACACATCGCACCAGCTGCTGGAAACGGACGAGCATGTGGGCAACTTTGTCGCCCAGCTGGCGCGTGCCATTGCCGAGCGGCcgtacaagcagcagcagctggacaAGTACAGCTGCGACCAGGTGTACCTGGGCAACGAGAAGAAGGGCTGCGTGCGGGTGGAAGGTACGGCCGGCCTGCAGCAGCTCTACCAGGCCCAGCTCATCAAGATACCGTCCGTGACGCTCGAGATAGCGGAAGCGATAATGGGCGCCTACCCGACGGTTCGCTCACTGCTGGAGGGGTTCCGTGCGGCGGGCCCGGCAGACGGACCGCACCTGCTTGCCAACGTTTCGATCCGGCGTGCGGGCGGCCCGATTACGACCGCGAACCGACGCATCGGGCCGGAGTTGAGCCGCAAAATCTACTCACTGTACGGTTCCACCAATCCCAAACAAGAGTTATAA